The proteins below come from a single candidate division WOR-3 bacterium genomic window:
- a CDS encoding DUF58 domain-containing protein — translation MENYRRFLQPEVIVKLKTIELKARLVVEGFLAGLHRSTYKGYAQEFAEYRAYQPGDELKRIDWKVYAKTDRFYVKEFVEETNLKAYLLIDASGSMQYGSNGISKLNYAQFLAASLAYLLIKQRDSVGLVVFTSKINKYLPPRSKPDHLNALLQTIDKITPGGDTNLANTFHELAEKIKRRGLVIIISDLLDDKNAVLSALKHFRHKKHEVLVFHILDPNELKLAYNEPVILKDLETGSTIRIDPRIIRKDYQKAVIDYFSGFKQECREHLIDYLQITTDMPLDRSLLEYLQKRSRLG, via the coding sequence ATGGAAAATTATCGGAGATTCCTGCAACCAGAGGTTATTGTTAAGTTAAAAACCATTGAGCTTAAAGCTCGACTAGTAGTTGAAGGATTTTTAGCTGGTCTCCATCGCAGTACGTATAAGGGGTATGCTCAAGAATTTGCCGAATATCGCGCTTATCAGCCCGGTGACGAGTTAAAACGGATTGACTGGAAAGTTTACGCTAAGACCGACCGATTCTATGTGAAAGAATTCGTCGAAGAGACCAATCTTAAGGCTTACCTTTTAATTGATGCCTCGGGTTCTATGCAGTATGGATCAAATGGTATTTCCAAATTAAACTATGCCCAATTTCTGGCCGCAAGTCTTGCTTATTTACTTATCAAACAACGCGACTCAGTCGGACTGGTAGTCTTTACCTCCAAAATCAATAAATATTTGCCTCCCCGTAGTAAACCAGACCACCTAAATGCTCTCCTTCAGACCATTGATAAAATTACACCCGGCGGCGATACCAACTTAGCTAATACTTTTCACGAACTAGCCGAAAAAATTAAACGACGGGGGCTAGTGATAATTATCTCAGATCTTTTAGATGACAAAAATGCCGTGCTTTCAGCCTTAAAGCACTTTAGGCATAAAAAACACGAGGTATTGGTATTTCACATTTTAGATCCAAATGAATTAAAACTAGCATACAATGAACCAGTAATTTTAAAAGACCTAGAAACCGGCTCAACCATTCGAATCGATCCACGCATTATTAGAAAAGACTATCAAAAGGCTGTAATTGATTATTTTTCAGGTTTTAAACAGGAGTGCCGCGAGCATCTAATCGATTATTTACAAATCACCACCGATATGCCGTTAGACCGTAGTTTATTAGAATACTTACAAAAGCGTAGCCGACTAGGTTAA
- a CDS encoding BatA domain-containing protein, which translates to MHFGAPKFLLLLPLVLIPILLHLIHRMRLRTIDYSSLYFLTSVERKRFNVIQLKEILLLVVRTMFILFLVLSLARPYLLKALGFKKHSVSRVVILDDSYSMRYKNVFSRAKDELQTIANQTTRSSELAIITSSLYINSGFVSDPKKLNLIIDSIKPTYCHNTLAPAFYKALFVLKNAIYSSKELYIITDLQQRAVGELIDLLSNQTTRLNLSREFPFFDDLTIIIIDVGEKNPRNVGIEEVYLTPPLPSLDMQVTLTVKIKNYSDEPTQRTVNLLLNHQDFTTNHRLTSESLLFEEQTQINLGSFETKNLSFNITLNKPGTYKLRVALNRDSLAPDDRYFYLWPIMPKPRVLLVGKSDNDFYYLKLSLASYFEITSITPQELVKENLGQYSVIALSFPQDFSSQELTRIKNYLLGGGALFISCFGESKTEWWKSLGLNFNGFGYLHTGLSGGFVYISRIDTLHPITQIFKSATLNDAKFYSYWALDSSPAQNVLAYFSSGKPFLISLNNGRVIISTAKFSPEYTNFVFKAPFPALMHRIFSVLAQNQLGYIYKIGDTILLPAPTLSPVKITTPKREYFEVPFKAESGSDTRYLIKLTDTQDPGFYQIGNAHFAINVLPDEGNLNRGSLSDLKKHKLKVIPAITERETDLTFLMFLISLGFVILELIILLK; encoded by the coding sequence ATGCACTTCGGCGCCCCAAAATTTTTATTACTCTTACCCTTGGTGTTAATCCCTATTTTACTTCATTTAATCCATCGAATGCGGCTACGGACCATTGACTATTCATCTCTATATTTTCTTACCTCAGTAGAACGTAAAAGATTTAATGTAATCCAACTGAAAGAAATATTACTTTTGGTTGTTCGCACCATGTTTATTTTGTTTCTAGTACTTTCTTTAGCTCGGCCGTATCTGTTAAAAGCCTTGGGATTTAAAAAACACAGCGTCAGCCGTGTGGTGATTTTAGATGATTCTTATAGTATGCGTTATAAAAATGTTTTTAGTCGAGCCAAAGACGAGTTACAAACGATCGCTAACCAAACGACCCGAAGTTCCGAACTGGCAATAATTACTAGCTCTCTTTATATAAATAGCGGGTTTGTCTCAGATCCTAAAAAACTTAACTTAATTATTGATTCGATAAAACCTACCTACTGCCATAATACTTTAGCCCCTGCATTCTATAAAGCGCTATTTGTGCTAAAGAACGCAATTTATTCTAGTAAAGAACTCTATATTATAACCGACCTCCAACAGCGCGCAGTTGGCGAACTTATAGATCTTCTTTCTAATCAAACCACAAGACTTAATTTGTCTCGAGAGTTTCCGTTTTTTGATGACTTAACTATCATAATTATTGATGTTGGTGAAAAAAATCCAAGAAATGTTGGTATTGAGGAAGTATATTTAACGCCACCCCTACCAAGTCTTGATATGCAGGTTACCCTAACAGTCAAAATTAAAAATTATTCTGATGAACCAACTCAACGTACCGTAAATCTTTTGCTAAACCACCAAGATTTCACCACAAACCACCGATTAACCAGTGAAAGTTTATTGTTCGAGGAGCAAACCCAAATTAATTTGGGTAGTTTTGAGACAAAGAATTTATCTTTTAATATCACCCTTAATAAGCCCGGCACTTATAAACTGCGAGTTGCTCTAAATCGTGATTCATTAGCTCCGGATGATAGGTACTTTTATCTTTGGCCGATTATGCCGAAACCTCGGGTGCTTTTAGTGGGTAAATCCGATAACGATTTTTACTATCTAAAACTGTCACTTGCTAGTTATTTTGAGATAACTTCAATTACTCCTCAGGAATTAGTCAAGGAGAATCTCGGACAATATTCAGTAATTGCCCTTAGTTTTCCCCAAGATTTTTCATCCCAAGAACTAACGAGAATTAAAAACTATCTTTTAGGAGGCGGTGCCCTGTTTATCAGTTGTTTTGGTGAAAGTAAAACTGAATGGTGGAAGAGCTTAGGATTAAACTTTAATGGCTTTGGCTATCTTCATACTGGCTTATCTGGTGGGTTTGTATATATCTCTCGGATTGATACCTTACATCCAATAACTCAAATTTTTAAATCAGCAACCCTTAACGACGCTAAATTTTATTCCTACTGGGCCCTGGATAGTAGTCCAGCTCAAAATGTTTTAGCCTACTTTTCTTCTGGTAAACCTTTTTTAATATCTCTAAATAACGGGAGGGTTATAATCTCTACAGCAAAATTTAGCCCGGAATATACCAATTTTGTTTTCAAGGCGCCATTCCCGGCACTTATGCATCGAATTTTTTCTGTTTTAGCTCAAAATCAATTAGGATATATTTATAAAATCGGAGATACAATACTTCTGCCTGCCCCAACACTTTCTCCGGTTAAAATTACTACTCCCAAAAGGGAATATTTTGAAGTTCCATTTAAGGCCGAGAGTGGTAGTGATACTCGGTATCTTATAAAACTTACTGATACACAAGATCCGGGATTTTATCAAATTGGCAATGCCCATTTTGCGATAAATGTACTACCTGACGA
- the cas6 gene encoding CRISPR system precrRNA processing endoribonuclease RAMP protein Cas6 — protein MKVAKLKINYRVIDILQLNQFIGSILRGAFGYIFRKITCPNKNQRCSDCLLKSKCIYLYIFETPRPENSQIMRKYESIPRPFIIEPPLNNKQIYKPGENFIFNLILIGRAIEYIPYFIYTLEEIGNYGIGKNRGHMSLVSITQGLRKIYNGGDRKILANIIPQKLSLTKPRKPIKKITIKFLTPFRIIYQEKLTQSLDFHVLIRSLLRRIGLLSYFHADEPYKIDFKYLISKAEKIQTIKANLMFQEQYRYSTRQQQRISIAGMIGEFTYQGDLTEFLPYLKIGEVVHVGKGTVFGMGKYKLEVME, from the coding sequence ATGAAGGTTGCTAAATTAAAAATAAATTATAGAGTAATTGATATTTTACAATTAAATCAATTTATAGGTTCAATTTTACGCGGTGCTTTCGGGTATATTTTTCGAAAAATTACTTGTCCCAATAAAAATCAAAGATGCTCGGACTGTTTATTAAAGTCAAAATGTATCTATCTTTATATTTTCGAAACCCCGAGGCCTGAAAATTCTCAAATTATGCGTAAATATGAAAGCATTCCTCGCCCGTTTATTATTGAGCCGCCCCTCAATAATAAGCAGATATATAAACCGGGTGAAAATTTTATCTTCAATTTAATTTTAATTGGTAGGGCTATTGAATATATTCCATATTTTATCTATACCTTAGAGGAAATTGGGAACTACGGCATTGGCAAAAATCGCGGTCACATGTCCCTTGTTTCGATAACCCAGGGGTTAAGAAAAATTTATAATGGTGGTGACCGCAAAATTCTTGCTAACATTATACCTCAAAAGTTGTCATTGACCAAGCCTCGAAAACCGATAAAAAAAATAACGATTAAATTTCTTACACCATTCAGGATTATATATCAAGAAAAACTGACCCAGAGTTTAGATTTCCATGTCTTAATTCGAAGTCTTTTACGGCGCATTGGTCTTTTGTCTTATTTTCACGCCGACGAGCCATATAAAATTGATTTTAAATACTTAATTTCAAAGGCCGAAAAAATTCAAACCATCAAGGCCAACCTAATGTTTCAGGAGCAGTATCGATATTCTACCCGTCAACAGCAACGAATATCAATTGCTGGGATGATTGGCGAGTTTACATATCAAGGGGACTTGACAGAATTTTTACCTTACCTTAAAATAGGGGAAGTTGTTCATGTGGGCAAAGGAACAGTTTTTGGCATGGGGAAATATAAGCTGGAGGTGATGGAATGA
- a CDS encoding MMPL family transporter, with protein sequence MVRRWSKLVVVLAVLVTLVMGVFLKDIKINSNLSGYLPRGDSLVMLFNYIGNEYRGNYLAIAAIEADDVFRNEILKQINIISQKLKTQEGVAGVLSLTNITDIKKTPEGIEVGNIVNENRLPETESELLAFKHYVLSKELYRGHIVSADARSTLIVIRLWEDVDQIKVLSQIKSIINEHTPRTRVYFAGLPFQVLEINRLIRKDLLLLVPLVALVIAGVLFINFRTLAGVLIPLITVGVGIIVTLGLMSIFKVPLTIISNIIPVVLFTVGSAYSIHVLAKLNEILSPEETFLALKGVIKPVTLSAITTAIGFLAFIFGSYLPIIRDFGIFSALGTLILCGLSLTLTPALWVLFNKSHRVIKSPTETTSLKIWRNSFHFILKRKRVVAFGVILTVLVCGFYISKITRASDFITYFRPKTQIRIADQFMNQTFGGSIPLQILVRGDILSPEVLTRIKALSDSLMTIENLSRPQSIVDLIKEASYAIGEEKEIPDSKDKIANLWFLLEGEELTAQMVSPRCDEAIITVMVTGLNNYQRKAIINRIQHFIDQLKSKEIDFYIIGSPLIYDKLDRSLIKSQIQSIFIATVLLLIILSLLTRSFIKGLGGIIPIILTLVVLLGFMGIVKIPLDIATVLVASISLGIGIDYVIHFLARYEKELKNNLSPYNAVINTTESAGWAILVNVLSVTLGFLVLIFAQLIPLARFGVLLAVTMLCAGLSSLNILPLIILKIYQRGGKT encoded by the coding sequence ATGGTTCGGCGGTGGAGTAAATTAGTGGTTGTTTTGGCGGTTTTGGTGACTTTGGTCATGGGTGTGTTTCTTAAAGATATCAAAATAAATTCCAATCTGAGTGGATATCTGCCTAGAGGTGATTCTTTAGTGATGCTTTTTAATTATATCGGTAACGAATATCGGGGAAATTACTTAGCGATTGCAGCAATTGAGGCCGACGACGTATTTCGTAACGAAATTCTCAAGCAAATTAATATTATTAGTCAAAAGTTAAAAACCCAAGAAGGTGTGGCTGGGGTCTTAAGCTTAACGAATATTACTGATATTAAAAAGACCCCAGAAGGTATTGAGGTCGGAAATATTGTTAATGAAAATAGACTTCCCGAAACTGAATCCGAACTTTTAGCATTTAAACACTATGTGTTATCTAAGGAACTTTACCGAGGACATATTGTTTCGGCAGATGCCCGCTCGACATTAATAGTTATTCGGCTTTGGGAAGATGTTGACCAAATAAAAGTTTTATCCCAAATCAAATCAATTATTAATGAACATACACCTCGCACGCGGGTATATTTTGCCGGATTGCCGTTTCAGGTTTTAGAAATTAACCGTCTAATTCGAAAAGATCTTTTGCTTTTGGTCCCATTGGTGGCATTGGTAATTGCTGGTGTGTTATTTATAAACTTTCGCACACTGGCTGGAGTTTTGATTCCATTAATTACGGTTGGGGTCGGAATTATTGTTACCTTGGGGCTTATGAGTATCTTTAAGGTCCCTTTAACAATTATTTCTAATATTATCCCAGTGGTGCTATTCACTGTGGGCAGTGCGTATAGCATCCATGTACTAGCCAAACTGAATGAAATTTTATCACCAGAAGAAACTTTTTTGGCCCTCAAGGGAGTAATAAAACCGGTAACACTTTCGGCAATTACTACGGCGATCGGTTTTCTAGCGTTTATCTTCGGCTCTTATCTACCAATTATTCGTGACTTTGGAATTTTTAGCGCCTTAGGAACTTTAATTCTCTGTGGTCTTTCTTTGACCTTAACACCAGCCCTATGGGTTTTGTTTAATAAATCACATCGTGTAATTAAAAGTCCAACCGAAACTACTTCTTTAAAAATATGGCGAAATAGTTTTCATTTTATTTTAAAAAGAAAACGAGTTGTGGCTTTCGGTGTTATATTAACAGTTCTTGTTTGTGGATTTTATATTTCTAAAATTACTCGAGCTTCGGATTTTATCACGTACTTTAGACCTAAAACTCAGATTCGAATTGCTGACCAGTTTATGAACCAAACATTCGGCGGCTCGATTCCTCTACAAATTTTAGTCCGCGGTGATATTTTATCACCTGAGGTACTCACACGAATAAAAGCACTTTCGGATTCTTTAATGACCATAGAAAATCTTTCTCGACCACAATCGATAGTTGATTTAATAAAAGAAGCAAGTTATGCGATTGGCGAAGAAAAAGAGATACCGGATAGTAAGGACAAAATCGCTAATTTATGGTTTCTGCTCGAAGGTGAAGAACTTACCGCTCAAATGGTTAGTCCTAGATGTGATGAAGCAATAATTACAGTAATGGTTACAGGTCTTAATAATTATCAACGAAAAGCCATAATTAACCGCATACAGCACTTTATCGACCAACTGAAAAGCAAAGAAATTGATTTTTACATTATCGGTTCTCCATTAATTTATGATAAATTAGACAGGTCCTTAATCAAAAGTCAAATTCAAAGTATTTTTATTGCTACGGTACTATTACTTATTATCCTCAGTTTACTTACTCGTTCATTCATAAAAGGACTTGGGGGAATTATACCTATCATTTTAACATTAGTAGTGCTTTTAGGTTTTATGGGTATTGTAAAAATTCCTTTAGATATCGCAACAGTGCTTGTGGCTAGTATTTCTTTAGGAATTGGCATTGATTACGTAATTCATTTTCTTGCTCGTTACGAGAAAGAGTTAAAAAACAATTTATCGCCATATAATGCTGTAATAAACACCACAGAAAGTGCTGGTTGGGCAATATTGGTAAATGTGCTTTCAGTTACCTTAGGCTTCTTAGTATTAATTTTTGCGCAACTTATCCCCTTGGCACGGTTCGGCGTTCTTTTAGCAGTTACCATGCTATGTGCTGGGCTTAGTAGTTTAAATATTCTGCCATTAATAATCCTAAAAATCTATCAGAGAGGAGGTAAAACATGA
- a CDS encoding TetR/AcrR family transcriptional regulator — MNNKEIRREQILKAATEVFARYGLSKTTIEDIAKEAGVGKSSIYYYFENKDEIFKAVIEEQVRAVQEKIKNAIENVSDPVDKLKTFAITRMKCFREVAHVYEHVFKEEYLKHYEYIQNIRKSYDEAELQLLKQILAEGVEKGVFKIKDLDLVSFVIMVGIKGLEYEWATIPEAQKIEEDSEKLFEILLHGILK; from the coding sequence ATGAACAACAAAGAAATCAGACGAGAACAGATCTTAAAAGCGGCAACCGAAGTTTTTGCGCGCTACGGACTTTCCAAAACCACAATTGAAGATATTGCCAAAGAGGCCGGGGTTGGCAAAAGTTCCATCTATTACTATTTTGAAAATAAGGATGAAATTTTTAAGGCGGTAATTGAAGAACAAGTGCGCGCGGTTCAAGAGAAAATCAAAAATGCCATTGAAAATGTGTCTGATCCGGTCGACAAGTTAAAGACTTTCGCTATTACCCGCATGAAATGCTTCCGAGAGGTCGCCCATGTCTATGAGCATGTGTTTAAAGAGGAGTATCTAAAACACTATGAATATATTCAAAATATTCGAAAATCTTACGATGAAGCTGAACTCCAATTACTTAAGCAAATCCTTGCTGAGGGAGTAGAAAAAGGGGTGTTTAAGATTAAAGATTTAGACCTGGTAAGCTTTGTTATCATGGTGGGAATTAAAGGGTTAGAATATGAATGGGCAACAATACCCGAAGCTCAAAAAATCGAAGAAGATAGCGAAAAGCTCTTCGAAATTCTCTTGCACGGAATTTTAAAATAA
- a CDS encoding outer membrane lipoprotein-sorting protein yields the protein MKLPIKFLMLGFLIITNITLYSKDLTAEEILYRIDACLNAPHDQQMKMKLIIEENSRAESSEVFIIQKGTEKRLGKFLAPATKKGIGFLCLPNNVTYVYLPAYKKVRRIASQVKNTKFAGTDFTYEDLENKRYALSWQAQILKHDSGYYYLELTPKKNTVTFYSKLVLVVNTQNYYPVEIDYYDKSGRLYKKMRATKLENIGGFWVAKESVMEDFLTKRKTKMVLEDVKFNIGISDDKFTERYLAQ from the coding sequence ATGAAGCTACCAATAAAATTTTTAATGTTAGGATTTTTAATAATAACTAATATTACACTTTACAGTAAAGATTTAACGGCCGAGGAAATCCTTTATCGTATCGATGCTTGCTTGAATGCTCCCCATGACCAACAAATGAAAATGAAACTTATTATTGAAGAAAACAGTCGAGCTGAAAGCAGCGAAGTTTTTATCATTCAAAAAGGCACCGAAAAACGACTTGGGAAATTTCTTGCCCCCGCGACCAAAAAAGGTATTGGTTTTCTCTGTCTTCCGAATAATGTGACCTATGTTTACCTCCCGGCATATAAGAAAGTTCGAAGAATCGCTTCTCAAGTTAAAAATACGAAATTCGCCGGGACCGATTTTACCTATGAGGACCTAGAAAACAAACGATATGCCTTGAGTTGGCAAGCCCAGATCTTAAAACATGATAGTGGATATTATTATTTAGAACTTACCCCAAAGAAGAATACGGTGACTTTTTATAGCAAATTGGTTCTTGTAGTCAATACTCAAAATTACTATCCGGTTGAAATTGATTATTACGACAAAAGTGGTCGACTTTATAAAAAAATGCGAGCAACTAAACTAGAAAATATCGGCGGGTTCTGGGTGGCTAAAGAGTCGGTAATGGAGGATTTTCTTACCAAACGCAAGACGAAGATGGTTCTTGAGGATGTTAAATTTAACATCGGGATTTCTGACGACAAGTTTACAGAACGCTATTTAGCTCAATAG
- a CDS encoding tetratricopeptide repeat protein encodes MLIFIITLLLGISANESTSQLIEQAIMLYDTRHQNSINLNRSRELLESILMAEPNNPVAIYRLSQVYFTLGEYAKSKKEKLFWYEKGANLAKRTITIDSNLVWGHFWYVANLGQATKLKGIFSGLSAISEVKKEFERMMRLDSNNVWVLNALGNYYLELPEVLGGDPNKALAILHRALTIDSTYSAIYLSLAKVYLKLKASDKALMYLNRMLTLKNPYPVADYLLEHKSQALKLLQELRRR; translated from the coding sequence ATGTTGATTTTTATCATAACCTTACTTTTGGGGATATCAGCCAACGAATCTACTAGTCAGTTAATCGAACAGGCAATTATGCTTTATGATACCAGGCATCAAAATAGCATCAACTTAAACCGAAGTAGAGAACTTTTAGAATCAATCCTTATGGCCGAACCTAATAATCCGGTAGCAATTTATCGGCTGAGTCAGGTTTATTTTACTTTAGGTGAATATGCCAAAAGCAAGAAAGAAAAGCTATTCTGGTATGAGAAGGGTGCCAACTTAGCTAAACGGACGATAACAATTGATTCTAATTTAGTGTGGGGACATTTTTGGTATGTGGCAAATTTAGGTCAGGCTACAAAGCTAAAAGGTATCTTCTCGGGTCTTAGTGCGATTAGCGAGGTTAAAAAAGAATTCGAGCGGATGATGAGATTAGATTCTAATAATGTTTGGGTGCTGAATGCTTTAGGAAATTATTATTTAGAGTTACCAGAAGTTTTAGGCGGTGATCCCAATAAAGCCTTAGCGATATTACATCGAGCTTTGACTATTGACTCCACATATAGTGCGATTTATCTCAGTTTGGCGAAGGTGTATCTGAAACTAAAAGCTTCAGATAAAGCTCTTATGTATTTAAATCGAATGTTAACGCTTAAAAATCCTTATCCAGTTGCCGATTACTTATTAGAACATAAATCCCAAGCCCTAAAATTGCTTCAAGAACTTCGCCGTCGATAA